Proteins encoded within one genomic window of Nonomuraea gerenzanensis:
- a CDS encoding sialidase family protein — translation MIRPSRALLPAAVVLLACTVTQPAAADETGAPGNAVVRQVSGVSPLPTDCGPPPADGYTLNPSTEVLPMLARDPNRPERLVTVFQQDRWNRYGSNGTGVAVSDDRGLTWRQSKNRPAFSRCDGGDYDVATDHWVTVTPSGAAVAASLSMSRAGDVTAILVSRSGDGGRTWDTPVTLQRDDNVRFFNDRPSVTADPYRPGVVYAVWDRIDDQSTSTTPNWVQPVYLAKSTDDGRTWTTSKVYDVPVNSGVIGTQLVALPDGTLLIGMHHETITEGSTQVIRSTDGGRTWSAPTLNVPAPLAVGPRIPDPDDSGDPIRNAALPLLAAQPGTRVVNAVWPSQDPDGTFHVAYSRSADGGKTWSGPIRVDRTPTGSAAVPVVAASRTGTVAITYYDFRNNTPDPATLPTDLWAVTCASDCTKPGAWRERHVEGPFDTRKVPLTSVGRLLGDYTGLVSTGSTFTAVYGVATDDAANPVDLHSAIFAG, via the coding sequence CCCGCTGCCCACCGACTGCGGGCCGCCCCCCGCCGACGGCTACACCCTGAACCCGAGCACCGAGGTCCTGCCCATGCTGGCGCGGGACCCGAACCGTCCAGAACGCCTCGTCACGGTCTTCCAGCAGGACCGCTGGAACCGCTACGGCAGCAACGGCACGGGCGTCGCCGTGTCGGACGACCGCGGCCTGACCTGGCGGCAGTCGAAGAACCGGCCCGCCTTCTCCCGCTGCGACGGCGGCGACTACGACGTGGCGACCGACCACTGGGTCACGGTCACCCCGTCCGGCGCGGCCGTCGCGGCGTCCCTGTCGATGTCGCGCGCCGGCGACGTCACCGCCATCCTGGTCTCCCGCTCCGGCGACGGCGGCCGGACCTGGGACACGCCGGTCACCCTGCAGCGCGACGACAACGTGCGCTTCTTCAACGACCGCCCGTCGGTGACCGCCGACCCGTACCGCCCCGGCGTCGTGTACGCGGTGTGGGACCGCATCGACGACCAGTCCACCAGTACGACGCCGAACTGGGTCCAGCCCGTCTACCTGGCCAAATCAACCGATGACGGGCGTACCTGGACCACGAGCAAGGTCTACGACGTACCGGTCAACAGCGGCGTCATCGGCACCCAGCTCGTGGCGCTCCCTGACGGGACCCTGCTGATCGGCATGCACCACGAGACGATCACCGAGGGCTCCACGCAGGTCATCCGCTCGACCGACGGCGGCAGGACGTGGTCGGCGCCGACGCTGAACGTGCCGGCCCCGCTCGCGGTGGGCCCGCGCATCCCCGACCCGGACGACTCCGGCGACCCGATCCGCAACGCCGCCCTGCCGCTGCTGGCGGCCCAGCCGGGCACGCGGGTGGTCAACGCCGTCTGGCCGAGCCAGGACCCCGACGGCACCTTCCACGTGGCCTACTCGCGCTCGGCGGACGGCGGGAAGACGTGGTCAGGCCCGATCCGCGTGGACAGGACGCCCACGGGCTCGGCCGCCGTGCCGGTCGTGGCCGCGTCCAGGACGGGCACCGTGGCGATCACCTACTACGACTTCCGCAACAACACGCCCGACCCCGCCACCCTGCCCACCGACCTGTGGGCCGTCACGTGCGCGAGCGACTGCACCAAGCCGGGCGCCTGGCGGGAGCGGCACGTCGAGGGGCCGTTCGACACCAGGAAGGTGCCGCTGACCAGCGTCGGCCGCCTGCTCGGCGACTACACGGGGCTGGTCTCGACCGGCAGTACCTTCACGGCCGTGTACGGCGTCGCGACCGACGACGCCGCCAACCCGGTGGACCTGCACAGCGCGATCTTCGCCGGCTGA
- a CDS encoding flavin reductase family protein, with the protein MSELFTEAMAQLAAGVAVVTARDGRDDLGTTVSALTSVSLEPPLVLVSLAGRGYLTEVLLRQDRWAASLLSSGQAAVASRFATAGRPSARLLVAGTPHHRGEHTEALVIEGGVAAIEAETTKVVPAGDHTIFIAAVLNVDYVEPALQPLVRLRGRYRSTATP; encoded by the coding sequence GTGAGTGAGCTGTTCACGGAGGCGATGGCGCAGCTCGCGGCCGGGGTCGCCGTCGTGACCGCGCGCGACGGGCGCGACGACCTCGGCACCACGGTGTCGGCGCTGACGTCCGTCTCGCTGGAGCCGCCGCTGGTGCTGGTCAGCCTGGCCGGCCGCGGCTACCTCACCGAGGTCCTGCTCCGGCAGGACCGCTGGGCCGCCTCCCTGCTGTCGTCGGGGCAGGCCGCCGTCGCCAGCCGCTTCGCCACCGCCGGCCGGCCCAGCGCGCGGCTGCTGGTGGCGGGCACCCCGCACCACCGGGGGGAGCACACCGAGGCGCTCGTGATCGAAGGCGGGGTGGCCGCGATCGAGGCCGAGACCACCAAGGTGGTGCCGGCCGGGGATCACACGATCTTCATCGCCGCCGTGCTGAACGTCGACTACGTGGAGCCTGCCCTGCAGCCCCTGGTACGGCTGCGCGGCCGCTACCGCTCGACGGCCACCCCCTGA